A genomic segment from Syntrophotalea acetylenivorans encodes:
- the mreC gene encoding rod shape-determining protein MreC, which yields MLELLRKYRVRLLAGCLVLTALLFYSTNLRHQNNTTMFEKIVLQIASPLLYGFDSTCRTADGLWSRYLWLIDTEQQNKALRAENRRLRGDLTDLQEVRLANERLRKLLDFRESSGLSGVAARIIAVDASSLFRTVLIDKGRQQGLREGLPVVVAEGAVGRVIKCTSRQSRVLLVTDASSTAAALVQRSRTRAICRGQGDYLTLEFALRRDDIEVGDLIVTSGTGGVFPKGLVLGRTSNIEREAYGLFQTVTVIPEVDFTRLEEVLVLLGEAS from the coding sequence ATGCTGGAACTGCTTCGTAAATATCGGGTTCGATTGCTGGCCGGCTGTCTGGTCCTGACCGCTTTGCTCTTCTATTCGACCAACCTCCGCCACCAGAACAACACGACCATGTTCGAAAAAATTGTGCTGCAGATTGCCTCACCACTGTTGTACGGCTTCGACAGCACCTGTCGAACAGCCGACGGGTTGTGGAGTCGCTACCTGTGGCTGATTGACACCGAACAGCAGAACAAAGCATTACGCGCTGAAAATCGACGCCTGCGGGGTGACCTGACCGACCTGCAAGAGGTGCGTCTAGCCAACGAGCGACTGCGCAAACTCCTTGATTTTCGAGAAAGCAGCGGCCTGTCCGGCGTTGCTGCGCGAATTATCGCTGTCGACGCCAGCAGTCTTTTCCGTACCGTCCTCATCGACAAAGGGCGCCAACAAGGCCTGCGGGAAGGACTCCCCGTGGTGGTTGCCGAAGGAGCCGTGGGCCGGGTCATCAAGTGCACCTCCCGCCAGTCCAGGGTGTTGCTGGTTACCGACGCCTCGTCTACAGCCGCTGCCCTGGTACAGCGTAGCCGCACCCGGGCCATCTGCCGCGGACAGGGGGATTATTTGACCCTTGAATTTGCCTTGCGTCGCGACGACATCGAGGTCGGAGATCTGATTGTCACTTCCGGCACCGGAGGTGTTTTCCCCAAAGGCCTGGTTCTTGGCCGCACCAGCAATATTGAACGGGAAGCTTACGGCCTGTTTCAGACCGTTACCGTCATCCCGGAGGTCGATTTCACGCGCCTTGAAGAGGTGCTGGTACTTCTGGGGGAAGCGTCATGA
- the mrdA gene encoding penicillin-binding protein 2 → MALNTGWSGSPALKKRFIIASLAALAVFVFLFLRLWYLQIIQADIYQALSEKNRTRYIPIAAPRGPIVDRDGHMLVDNRPAFRITALRQEVEEPEKMLTRLAELLALDLEILQERWAAGRRFPRYRPVPLADDVSRQALERVMEHSYELPGILTEVRPVRFYPHGESAAHLFGYLGEITEEELRAAPYQAYHPGDFVGKNGLERGIEQYLTGIPGERRVEVDVKGKKLRILKTQEPVPGNRVTLTINRDLQLATEEAFGDQAGAAVALDINTGEVLAMVSTPCYDPSLFARGITGKEWVELLHNPLDPLQNRALKGQYPPGSIFKIVTALAALESGKATARTKVDCQGALTVGNRSFRCWKKGGHGVTDLKKALKESCDVWFYEVSQQVGIDRIADMARRLGLGEPTGLGLAGERQGLIPDQQWKQQKFNDRWYRGETLIASIGQGYILTTPLQLATMMATVANGGTVLRPYLVKHIEDMAGETQQQTQPQIVRKAHLNKSQLDALRRGLEAVVNEPHGTAWMSRIKELPYAGKTGTSQVVHQRKRREKDAEIPYRLRDHALFSAYAPAANPQIAVAVVVEHGSHGSSAAAPIAKAMFDSYFKLQSPTESGAAEEN, encoded by the coding sequence ATGGCTCTTAATACCGGATGGTCGGGATCGCCGGCCCTGAAAAAGCGCTTTATTATTGCTTCGCTGGCGGCATTAGCGGTCTTTGTATTCCTGTTTTTACGGCTCTGGTACCTGCAAATCATCCAAGCGGATATCTATCAGGCTCTCTCAGAAAAGAATCGAACCCGTTACATCCCCATCGCCGCTCCCCGTGGCCCGATCGTCGATCGAGACGGTCACATGCTCGTCGACAACCGACCTGCTTTTCGCATCACCGCCTTGCGTCAGGAAGTCGAAGAACCTGAAAAAATGTTGACTCGACTGGCTGAACTCCTTGCTCTCGATCTGGAGATTTTGCAAGAACGATGGGCGGCCGGTCGCCGCTTTCCACGCTATCGACCGGTCCCCCTGGCAGACGACGTCAGTCGCCAGGCCTTGGAGCGGGTCATGGAACACTCTTACGAACTGCCCGGGATCCTGACGGAGGTGCGACCGGTACGGTTTTATCCGCACGGCGAATCGGCCGCCCACCTGTTTGGCTACCTGGGAGAGATTACCGAAGAAGAACTTAGGGCCGCCCCTTACCAGGCCTATCATCCCGGCGATTTCGTTGGGAAAAACGGTCTGGAGAGAGGCATTGAGCAGTACCTGACCGGTATTCCCGGCGAACGTCGTGTAGAGGTCGACGTCAAGGGGAAAAAACTGCGCATTCTCAAAACCCAGGAGCCGGTTCCGGGCAATCGCGTTACCTTGACCATCAACCGCGATCTACAACTGGCTACCGAGGAAGCTTTTGGAGATCAGGCGGGGGCCGCAGTCGCTCTTGATATCAATACGGGCGAGGTGCTGGCCATGGTCAGCACGCCCTGCTATGACCCATCCCTGTTCGCCCGGGGTATTACCGGCAAGGAATGGGTCGAGTTATTACACAACCCTCTCGATCCTCTACAAAATCGCGCCCTCAAGGGTCAGTATCCGCCCGGCTCTATTTTCAAAATCGTCACCGCTTTGGCCGCTCTGGAAAGCGGAAAGGCGACGGCCCGCACCAAAGTCGACTGCCAGGGTGCATTGACTGTCGGCAATCGATCCTTTCGTTGCTGGAAAAAAGGCGGTCACGGCGTCACCGATCTAAAAAAAGCCCTGAAGGAAAGCTGTGACGTCTGGTTTTATGAAGTCAGCCAACAGGTCGGTATCGACCGTATCGCCGACATGGCCCGCCGCCTCGGCCTGGGGGAACCCACCGGACTGGGCTTGGCCGGCGAACGCCAAGGTCTGATACCCGACCAACAATGGAAACAACAAAAGTTCAACGACCGCTGGTACCGGGGCGAGACTTTGATCGCTTCTATCGGCCAGGGTTATATCCTCACCACACCGCTGCAACTGGCCACAATGATGGCCACCGTGGCCAACGGAGGTACCGTACTGCGCCCCTATCTGGTCAAACATATTGAGGACATGGCCGGCGAGACTCAACAACAGACCCAACCGCAGATCGTGCGAAAGGCTCATCTCAATAAGTCCCAGTTGGATGCTCTGCGGCGTGGCCTGGAGGCCGTGGTCAACGAACCCCATGGCACAGCCTGGATGAGCCGCATCAAAGAGCTGCCCTACGCCGGCAAAACCGGCACCTCGCAAGTTGTTCACCAACGCAAACGTCGGGAAAAGGATGCGGAGATCCCCTACCGTCTGCGGGACCACGCTCTGTTTTCCGCCTACGCACCGGCTGCCAATCCACAAATTGCCGTTGCGGTGGTTGTCGAGCACGGGAGTCACGGCAGCAGTGCCGCAGCGCCTATCGCCAAGGCCATGTTCGACAGCTATTTCAAGTTGCAATCGCCGACCGAGTCCGGCGCAGCCGAGGAGAATTAG
- the mreD gene encoding rod shape-determining protein MreD: MNIVVGYFLLGLVGILVETAVAPVLLHMQLTPELLLILVIYLGLYRQGFSGGLAAYTLGLLQDSFAGSTLGLYGLIFLTLYLILRGLAERLNTESPALLLFMVLCGTLLQAVLLIFLLGFLTDAGAVWRNILRSLPLQAVLNLVCAWLLFSFLQLLRRHRSLRRPPRRL, from the coding sequence ATGAATATTGTTGTCGGCTACTTTCTACTCGGCCTTGTCGGCATTCTTGTCGAAACCGCTGTTGCTCCCGTACTATTACATATGCAACTGACCCCGGAACTGCTGCTGATTCTGGTCATCTACCTGGGGCTTTACCGCCAGGGTTTTTCCGGCGGTCTGGCCGCCTACACACTGGGACTGCTACAAGACAGCTTTGCCGGGAGCACCCTGGGACTCTACGGCTTAATATTTTTAACTCTGTACCTGATTCTGCGGGGCTTGGCCGAAAGACTCAATACCGAAAGCCCCGCCTTGCTGCTTTTTATGGTGTTGTGCGGCACCCTGCTTCAAGCTGTCCTGCTGATTTTCCTGCTCGGTTTTCTCACCGATGCAGGGGCCGTTTGGCGCAACATCCTGCGATCTCTGCCGTTGCAAGCCGTACTCAACCTGGTTTGCGCTTGGCTCCTGTTCAGTTTCTTGCAGTTGCTACGCCGCCATCGATCTCTGCGCCGTCCCCCTAGACGCCTGTAA
- a CDS encoding HDOD domain-containing protein, giving the protein MGNTETSTWSFGQWAEGNLELAAATAAVKDLPAMADIVTEFLVATQDPDWTAKKLAMVIAKDPAIAASILKVANSSYYSFQRQITSLQGAISVLGLKTLKSLVLAAGVKTMNKRFGLIEKLLVEDSIGSALSARAIARQAGGLDPEEAFLAGLMRHIGKIAMNNIAPEDYTEIIQGVYNQEGSLADLERKHFPYTHSAIGAALLDSWNLSPALVACTLFHTDPPPAGALDIETERLLATVNLAGTVCQHLGIGQRQAEESLELMSNPCAAELGLDEEAAEAIVEEVSGAFEETRQSFLGDN; this is encoded by the coding sequence ATGGGAAACACCGAAACAAGCACCTGGTCTTTTGGCCAGTGGGCGGAAGGCAATCTGGAATTGGCCGCCGCGACCGCTGCGGTCAAGGATCTACCGGCCATGGCCGATATCGTCACCGAGTTTCTGGTGGCGACCCAGGACCCGGACTGGACGGCCAAAAAGCTGGCCATGGTTATCGCCAAGGACCCCGCAATAGCCGCCAGCATCCTAAAGGTGGCCAACAGTTCTTATTATAGTTTCCAACGCCAGATCACCAGTCTTCAGGGTGCCATCTCGGTACTGGGCCTGAAAACCCTCAAGAGTCTGGTTTTGGCGGCCGGCGTAAAGACCATGAACAAGCGCTTTGGCCTGATTGAAAAACTGCTGGTGGAAGACTCGATCGGTAGCGCCCTGAGCGCACGGGCCATTGCCCGCCAAGCAGGGGGACTGGATCCGGAGGAAGCCTTTCTGGCCGGACTCATGCGCCACATCGGCAAGATTGCCATGAACAACATCGCCCCGGAGGATTACACCGAAATCATTCAAGGGGTTTATAACCAGGAAGGTTCCCTGGCCGATCTGGAACGAAAACACTTTCCCTACACCCACAGCGCCATCGGCGCCGCCTTGCTTGACAGCTGGAATCTCTCCCCCGCTTTGGTGGCCTGCACCCTGTTTCACACCGACCCGCCACCGGCCGGAGCACTCGATATAGAAACGGAGCGACTGCTTGCGACGGTCAATCTGGCCGGTACCGTTTGCCAGCATCTCGGCATCGGCCAACGCCAGGCCGAAGAATCCCTCGAGCTGATGAGTAATCCCTGTGCTGCTGAACTTGGGCTCGACGAGGAGGCTGCGGAGGCAATTGTGGAAGAAGTCTCCGGAGCTTTCGAGGAAACCCGGCAGTCTTTTCTCGGCGACAACTAA
- the rodA gene encoding rod shape-determining protein RodA yields MFDRRLITHFDWPLLLLIVLTALIGIANLYSATSSWSTLATPVYIKQTYWLSGGILLAAIVSFIDYRHLQHLGYIFYGLTLLLLAAVLLVGKTSMGATRWLDLGFFNLQPSEIMKIVIIIALACYFARQDTLAGYSFEDLWIPFLLLGIPAFLIMKQPDLGTALIVLFIGFTMSLFAGIRKGTLTVLAILAAGGAGGGWFLLHDYQKQRILTFLSPERDPLGSGYHIIQSKIAVGSGGFFGKGFMKGTQSQLSFLPERHTDFAFSVFAEEWGFCGSLLLLGLYLLIIIWGIYVARSAADLFGTFLAFGVSAMLFWHIVINLGMVIGLLPVVGVPLPLFSYGGTSMITTMLGTGLLLNVSMRRFTF; encoded by the coding sequence ATGTTTGATCGCCGTCTGATCACCCATTTCGATTGGCCGCTGCTGCTGCTGATCGTGCTGACTGCCCTGATCGGCATCGCCAATCTTTACAGCGCTACCTCGTCCTGGTCAACTCTGGCAACCCCGGTCTATATAAAGCAGACCTATTGGTTGAGCGGAGGCATTCTGCTTGCCGCTATCGTAAGTTTTATCGACTATCGGCATCTACAGCACCTTGGTTATATCTTCTACGGCCTGACGCTGCTGTTGCTGGCTGCGGTGTTACTGGTCGGCAAGACATCCATGGGGGCCACCCGCTGGCTCGATCTCGGTTTTTTCAATCTGCAGCCGAGCGAAATCATGAAGATTGTCATCATCATTGCCCTGGCTTGTTATTTTGCACGCCAGGACACCCTGGCCGGCTATTCCTTTGAAGATCTATGGATACCCTTCCTGCTGCTCGGCATACCGGCGTTTCTCATCATGAAACAGCCCGATCTCGGCACCGCCCTCATTGTTCTGTTCATCGGCTTTACCATGAGCCTGTTCGCCGGTATTCGCAAAGGCACTCTGACAGTGCTGGCTATATTGGCAGCCGGAGGTGCCGGAGGGGGGTGGTTTCTGCTCCACGACTATCAGAAGCAGCGCATCTTGACCTTCCTTTCCCCGGAGCGCGATCCTCTTGGTTCCGGCTACCACATCATTCAATCGAAAATAGCCGTCGGCAGTGGCGGTTTTTTCGGCAAAGGATTCATGAAGGGCACCCAGTCGCAACTCTCTTTTCTGCCGGAACGCCATACCGATTTCGCTTTTTCGGTTTTCGCCGAAGAGTGGGGGTTCTGCGGCAGCCTGCTGCTGCTTGGCCTCTATTTACTGATCATAATCTGGGGCATCTATGTCGCCCGCAGCGCCGCCGACCTGTTCGGCACCTTTTTGGCTTTTGGTGTTTCAGCCATGCTGTTCTGGCACATTGTTATCAATCTCGGCATGGTCATCGGCTTGTTGCCGGTAGTCGGGGTACCCCTGCCCCTCTTCTCCTATGGCGGCACCAGCATGATCACCACCATGCTCGGCACCGGTTTGTTGCTCAATGTGAGCATGCGGCGATTCACCTTCTAA
- the amrS gene encoding AmmeMemoRadiSam system radical SAM enzyme: MHEAMFWERTNNSQVRCTLCRFRCVIAEGRLGRCKVRQNRDGKLYSLVYGRCIAEQIDPIEKKPLFHYHPGSLSYSIATVGCNFHCLHCQNHTISQWPSGRPIEGRELPPAELVRRATASGCQSIAYTYTEPTIYYEYAYDCAVLAKQQGLGNVFVSNGYTTPEALEKIAPYLDAANIDLKSFSAATYKKLTGAELQGVLETLRHYHQLGIWLEVTSLLIPGCNDTDEELRAMANFIVDQLGCDTPWHVTAFHPTYRMTETPRTPLATLQRARRIGADAGLHYIYEGNLPGSWEHTVCPDCGARVIERCGFQLTGRQLAAGRCSHCQAGIAGIGL; the protein is encoded by the coding sequence ATGCACGAAGCGATGTTTTGGGAAAGAACAAACAACAGCCAGGTGCGCTGCACCCTCTGTCGCTTTCGCTGTGTCATTGCCGAAGGCCGACTTGGCCGTTGCAAGGTACGGCAGAATCGAGATGGCAAACTCTACAGCCTGGTTTACGGCCGTTGCATCGCTGAGCAGATCGATCCGATTGAAAAGAAGCCCCTCTTCCACTATCATCCGGGCTCTCTCAGCTATTCTATCGCCACCGTCGGCTGCAATTTCCACTGTCTCCACTGCCAGAACCACACTATTTCTCAATGGCCTTCCGGACGCCCCATCGAAGGCCGGGAACTGCCCCCTGCTGAACTGGTGCGGCGGGCAACAGCCAGCGGGTGCCAAAGCATCGCCTATACCTATACCGAGCCGACCATTTACTACGAATACGCCTACGATTGCGCGGTATTGGCCAAACAGCAAGGCCTGGGCAATGTGTTTGTGTCCAACGGTTACACCACCCCGGAAGCTCTGGAAAAAATCGCTCCTTACCTTGATGCGGCCAATATCGACCTGAAAAGCTTTTCCGCCGCCACCTATAAAAAACTCACCGGAGCTGAACTACAGGGCGTCCTGGAAACACTGCGGCATTATCACCAGCTCGGTATCTGGCTGGAGGTGACCTCTTTGCTGATCCCCGGCTGTAACGACACCGATGAGGAATTGCGCGCTATGGCCAACTTCATTGTCGATCAGCTCGGTTGCGACACCCCCTGGCACGTTACCGCTTTTCATCCGACCTACCGCATGACCGAAACCCCGAGAACGCCCCTGGCCACCCTGCAACGAGCCCGTCGCATCGGCGCTGATGCCGGTTTGCATTATATATACGAGGGCAACCTTCCCGGAAGCTGGGAACATACCGTCTGCCCCGACTGCGGAGCACGGGTCATTGAACGTTGCGGCTTTCAGCTAACCGGCAGACAGCTTGCGGCTGGCCGCTGCAGCCACTGCCAAGCCGGCATCGCCGGGATCGGCCTGTAG